From Terriglobales bacterium, a single genomic window includes:
- a CDS encoding response regulator transcription factor, with the protein MGNPRSVLARSVIQPDPVKLLVVEDEPRMLELLRRGLTEEGHTVVCASDGSEGWELAHAYEFDAVVLDVMLPKMNGFELAKRLRQERVATPVLMLTAKDSVADVVRGLDTGADDYLTKPFTFNELLARLRAIQRRATSRAQNRLQVGDLILDPESREVSRAGVPIILTRTEYSLLERLMFRAGKVVPRNTLIESVWGFEREIEENTLDAFVRLLRHKVDREGLPKLILTVRGVGYMIREERIG; encoded by the coding sequence GTGGGGAATCCACGCAGTGTCCTGGCCCGGAGTGTGATACAACCAGACCCTGTGAAGCTGCTTGTGGTTGAAGATGAACCTCGCATGCTGGAACTGCTGCGCCGGGGCCTGACCGAAGAGGGCCACACCGTGGTGTGTGCCTCGGACGGCAGCGAAGGCTGGGAACTCGCGCATGCTTATGAATTCGACGCGGTCGTGCTGGACGTTATGCTGCCGAAGATGAATGGCTTCGAACTGGCCAAGAGGCTTCGCCAGGAACGAGTCGCCACGCCAGTGCTGATGCTCACCGCCAAGGATTCAGTTGCAGATGTTGTCCGCGGTCTGGACACGGGCGCCGATGACTACCTCACCAAGCCGTTCACCTTCAACGAATTGCTGGCGCGACTGCGCGCGATTCAGCGCCGTGCTACCTCTCGCGCGCAGAACCGGCTGCAGGTCGGCGATCTCATTCTCGATCCGGAGTCGCGCGAAGTTTCCCGCGCTGGAGTTCCTATCATCCTGACCCGCACAGAATATAGCCTGCTGGAGCGGTTGATGTTCCGCGCCGGCAAAGTCGTTCCCAGAAACACGCTGATCGAATCGGTGTGGGGCTTCGAAAGGGAAATCGAGGAGAACACGCTCGATGCCTTCGTCCGCCTGCTCCGCCACAAAGTGGATCGCGAAGGCCTCCCCAAACTGATTCTCACCGTGCGCGGCGTGGGCTACATGATTCGTGAGGAGCGGATCGGATGA